Proteins co-encoded in one Flavobacterium fluviale genomic window:
- a CDS encoding DUF2805 domain-containing protein, protein MKKSNRKELTWEQTEKLVSLALEERNPFEIIKKEFGLAEKEVLEIMKKKMPLEKFEMWKKKAIANKPKPKPVKIDDFDEDLDGKYYIKNKLD, encoded by the coding sequence ATGAAAAAGAGTAACCGTAAAGAATTGACTTGGGAACAAACTGAAAAGCTTGTTTCGTTAGCTTTAGAAGAAAGAAATCCATTTGAAATTATTAAAAAAGAATTTGGATTAGCAGAAAAAGAAGTCTTGGAGATCATGAAGAAGAAGATGCCTCTTGAAAAATTTGAGATGTGGAAAAAGAAGGCGATTGCAAACAAACCAAAACCAAAACCAGTGAAAATAGATGATTTTGATGAAGATTTGGATGGAAAATATTATATAAAAAATAAACTAGACTAA
- a CDS encoding DoxX family protein: MTLPWHLYLMALLYILAGINHFRKPGMYIKIIPPIFKNPKLLNTLSGAAEIILGILLTLPFTTHFAAWGIIALLAAVFPANFYMLKNKKAGFGLPRWILFVRLPLQIVLIYWAYQYTF; the protein is encoded by the coding sequence ATGACTTTACCTTGGCATTTATATTTAATGGCTTTATTGTATATACTTGCTGGAATTAATCATTTTAGAAAACCTGGAATGTACATCAAAATCATTCCTCCTATATTTAAAAACCCTAAATTACTAAATACATTAAGTGGTGCTGCCGAAATTATTTTAGGCATCCTTCTCACCCTGCCTTTTACTACTCACTTCGCCGCCTGGGGAATCATAGCATTGCTTGCTGCTGTTTTTCCCGCAAATTTTTACATGTTAAAAAATAAAAAAGCAGGTTTTGGTTTACCAAGATGGATTTTATTTGTACGTTTGCCCTTACAAATTGTTTTAATTTATTGGGCATACCAATATACATTCTAA
- a CDS encoding GH92 family glycosyl hydrolase: MRLLIFFSLFFYNQFINAQKITTTEIHEPVDFVNPLMGSDSKPDLSNGNTYPAIALPWGMNFWTPQTGKMGDGWIYTYSADKIRGFKQTHAPSPWMNDYGQFSIMPVTGKPVFNEDERSSWFSHKSETVKPYYYSVYLADYDVTTEITPTERAAFFKFTFPQNDKSYIVVDAFNKGSYIKIIPEENKIIGYSTKNSRGVPSNFKNYFVIQFDVPFEEINTFSDKTLKKEQEVTADHTGAVIGFKTKKGQIVTAKVASSFISFEQAELNLKEIGSNSFETVKEKGREAWNKKLGRIITEGGTKEQNQVFYSCLYRTMLFPRKFFEYDKNGNIVHYSPYNGEVLPGYMFTDTGFWDTFRALFPLLNILEPELNSNIQEGLLNAYQESGWLPEWGSPGLRNVMVGNNSASVVSEAYLKNKEKYKYDIEALYQALIHGANNEGPLNAVGRLGVNYYNKLGYVPYDVSINESAARTLEYAYDDFSIYQLGKALGKPKKEIDLYKKRSLNYKKLFDPETKLMRGKLADGKFMSPFNPFKWGDAFTEGNSWHYTWSVFHDVDGLINLMGGKAKFAAKLDEVFSLEPIFDEAYYKEVIHEIREMQIANMGQYAHGNQPIQHMIYLYPYAVQPWKTQYWVRETMNRMYKPTPDGYCGDEDNGQTSAWYVFSALGFYPVCPTCSEYVIGAPLFKKVTISLENGKQLIINAPKNSDQNKYIEKASLNGVEYNKSFFSHQDLMNGAVIDFEMNNIENKNGKPKTAPFSLSKEK; this comes from the coding sequence ATGAGGTTATTAATATTTTTCTCGTTGTTCTTTTACAATCAGTTTATTAATGCGCAAAAAATAACTACAACAGAAATTCACGAGCCGGTAGATTTTGTAAATCCATTAATGGGGAGTGATTCTAAACCAGATCTTTCAAACGGAAATACCTATCCGGCAATTGCATTACCTTGGGGAATGAACTTTTGGACACCTCAAACAGGGAAAATGGGAGATGGATGGATTTATACGTATTCGGCAGATAAGATTCGAGGATTCAAACAAACACACGCGCCTTCTCCGTGGATGAACGATTACGGTCAATTTTCGATAATGCCGGTTACTGGTAAACCTGTTTTTAACGAAGACGAAAGATCAAGCTGGTTTTCGCATAAATCTGAAACTGTAAAACCTTATTATTACAGTGTTTATCTTGCAGATTATGATGTAACCACAGAAATAACCCCAACAGAAAGAGCAGCTTTTTTCAAATTTACTTTTCCTCAAAATGATAAATCCTACATTGTCGTTGATGCATTTAATAAAGGATCGTATATCAAGATTATTCCAGAAGAAAATAAAATAATTGGTTACTCGACTAAAAACAGCAGGGGAGTTCCTTCCAACTTCAAAAACTATTTTGTAATTCAATTTGATGTGCCTTTTGAAGAAATAAATACTTTTAGTGATAAAACTTTAAAAAAAGAGCAAGAAGTTACTGCAGACCATACGGGAGCTGTAATTGGTTTTAAAACTAAAAAAGGGCAAATTGTTACAGCAAAAGTGGCATCGTCGTTTATCAGTTTTGAACAGGCAGAATTAAATCTAAAAGAAATTGGCTCTAATAGTTTTGAAACCGTTAAAGAAAAAGGAAGAGAAGCTTGGAATAAGAAACTTGGACGTATTATTACAGAAGGCGGGACAAAAGAACAAAATCAAGTTTTTTATTCTTGTTTGTATCGAACAATGCTTTTTCCTAGAAAATTTTTCGAATATGATAAAAACGGAAATATTGTTCACTACAGTCCATACAATGGAGAAGTCTTACCAGGATATATGTTTACAGATACGGGATTTTGGGATACTTTTAGAGCATTGTTCCCTCTTTTAAACATTTTGGAGCCAGAGTTAAATTCTAATATTCAGGAAGGACTTTTAAATGCGTATCAAGAAAGCGGCTGGCTTCCAGAATGGGGAAGTCCGGGTTTACGCAATGTGATGGTTGGAAATAATTCAGCGTCAGTAGTATCAGAGGCGTATTTAAAAAATAAAGAAAAATACAAATATGATATTGAAGCGTTGTATCAAGCTTTAATTCACGGTGCAAATAACGAAGGTCCGCTAAATGCTGTTGGAAGACTTGGAGTTAATTATTATAACAAATTGGGTTATGTTCCTTATGATGTTTCGATTAACGAAAGTGCAGCCAGAACTTTAGAATATGCCTATGATGATTTTTCGATTTATCAATTGGGAAAAGCTTTAGGCAAACCAAAAAAAGAAATAGATTTATACAAAAAAAGAAGTTTAAATTATAAAAAATTATTTGATCCCGAAACTAAGCTGATGCGCGGTAAATTAGCAGACGGTAAATTTATGAGTCCGTTTAATCCTTTTAAATGGGGAGATGCTTTTACCGAAGGAAACAGCTGGCATTACACTTGGTCTGTTTTTCATGATGTTGACGGATTGATAAATCTGATGGGAGGAAAAGCTAAATTTGCTGCAAAACTGGATGAAGTTTTTTCACTAGAACCTATTTTCGATGAAGCCTATTATAAAGAAGTAATTCACGAAATTCGAGAGATGCAGATTGCCAATATGGGTCAATATGCGCATGGAAATCAGCCGATTCAACATATGATTTATCTATATCCTTACGCTGTTCAACCTTGGAAAACACAATATTGGGTTCGAGAAACAATGAACAGAATGTACAAACCAACACCAGATGGTTATTGCGGCGATGAAGATAATGGACAAACTTCTGCCTGGTATGTTTTTTCTGCATTAGGATTTTATCCTGTCTGCCCAACTTGCAGCGAATATGTTATTGGTGCTCCGTTGTTTAAAAAAGTAACGATTAGTCTTGAGAACGGAAAGCAGCTTATTATTAATGCGCCAAAAAATAGTGATCAAAATAAGTATATAGAAAAAGCATCATTAAACGGAGTTGAATATAATAAAAGCTTTTTCTCGCATCAAGATTTGATGAATGGTGCGGTGATCGATTTTGAAATGAACAATATTGAAAATAAAAACGGAAAACCTAAAACAGCTCCATTTTCACTTTCTAAAGAAAAATAA
- a CDS encoding GH92 family glycosyl hydrolase, whose translation MNKFNLLNFLKSIFLLLATINLGNEIYAQKKQDNLKNLIQYVDPMIGTAKMGHTYPGATVPFGSVQLSPETDTIAYSLNGKYNGEVYKYCAGYQYEDKTIVGFSHTHFSGTGHSDLGDFLIMPTTGKLQLNPGVASKPLSGYRSVFSHSTEKAEPAYYSVFLEDHKIKAELTATTRVGMHQYTFPKSDDAHIILDLTSGIYNYDKKNVWTFVRVENDTLITGYRQTNGWARTRTVYFAMSFSKPIKSYGQAAQEKSVYRGFWGRFDQTKNFPEMAGQNLKLFFDFDTNEGEKIKIKMALSPVSSAGALENMKKETPNWDFEKVKKQSQEVWNTELNKIQVETIQKEDLVNFYTAMYHAFLGPTEYMDLDRNYKGLDMNVHKAENFTNYTSYSLWDTYRALHPLFNIVQPKRNADMVSSMLAHSDQSVHKMLPIWSHYANENWCMIGYHSVSVVADAIVKGNINFDAEKALQACVNTAKVPYYDGLEYYMKKGYVPEDKNGSSVSKTLEYAYDDWAIAQAAKKLGKTEIYNEFIERSKNYKNVYDEKTCFMRPKLNDGTFKKEFDPLDTHGQGFIEGNSWNYSLYVPHDPADMIKLMGGNDKFKVRLDSLFNMHLPDKYFENTEDITRDGIIGNYVHGNEPSHHVVYLYNWTDSPWKSQDKIRMILKKMYRNGADGLGGNDDFGQMSAWYIFSSLGFYPVAPGSEEYALGSPLVKKAVFNLENGKNFEVETVNQSDKNVFVSKVLLNGKQLDKPFLKHDDVLAGGKITFYMSSKPNKKKY comes from the coding sequence ATGAATAAATTTAATCTTCTAAATTTTTTGAAAAGCATTTTTTTATTGTTAGCGACAATAAACTTAGGCAATGAAATTTATGCTCAAAAAAAACAGGATAATTTAAAGAATCTAATTCAATATGTGGATCCAATGATTGGGACTGCAAAAATGGGACATACATATCCAGGCGCTACAGTTCCTTTTGGGAGTGTACAGTTAAGTCCAGAAACAGATACAATTGCTTACAGCCTGAACGGAAAGTACAACGGCGAAGTTTATAAATATTGTGCAGGATATCAATATGAAGATAAAACAATTGTAGGTTTCAGCCACACACATTTTAGCGGCACGGGACATTCAGATTTAGGTGATTTTTTGATTATGCCGACAACGGGAAAATTACAATTAAATCCCGGTGTCGCTTCTAAACCTCTGTCGGGTTACAGATCGGTATTTTCTCATTCTACAGAAAAGGCAGAACCGGCCTATTACAGCGTCTTTTTAGAAGATCATAAAATTAAAGCAGAACTTACAGCGACAACGCGTGTTGGAATGCATCAGTATACTTTTCCAAAGTCAGATGATGCGCATATTATTTTGGATTTAACTTCAGGGATTTACAATTATGATAAAAAGAATGTCTGGACTTTTGTAAGGGTTGAAAATGATACTTTAATAACAGGTTATCGCCAGACCAATGGCTGGGCAAGAACCAGAACAGTTTATTTTGCCATGTCTTTTAGCAAACCTATTAAAAGCTACGGACAGGCTGCGCAGGAAAAAAGTGTGTACAGAGGTTTCTGGGGAAGATTTGACCAGACTAAAAATTTTCCAGAAATGGCAGGTCAAAACTTGAAATTATTTTTTGATTTTGATACCAATGAAGGAGAAAAAATTAAAATAAAAATGGCTTTATCTCCTGTAAGTTCAGCAGGTGCATTAGAAAATATGAAAAAAGAAACTCCAAATTGGGATTTCGAAAAAGTTAAAAAACAAAGTCAGGAAGTTTGGAATACAGAATTGAATAAAATTCAGGTAGAAACGATTCAGAAAGAAGATTTAGTTAACTTTTATACCGCGATGTATCATGCGTTTCTTGGTCCAACAGAATACATGGATTTAGATCGAAATTATAAAGGTCTGGATATGAATGTTCACAAAGCAGAAAACTTTACGAATTATACCAGTTATTCGCTTTGGGATACTTATCGAGCTCTGCATCCTTTATTTAATATTGTACAGCCAAAACGAAATGCCGATATGGTAAGTTCCATGCTTGCACATTCAGATCAAAGTGTCCATAAAATGCTTCCAATCTGGTCGCATTATGCTAACGAAAACTGGTGTATGATTGGCTATCATTCTGTTTCTGTTGTTGCAGATGCCATTGTGAAAGGAAATATCAATTTTGATGCTGAAAAAGCACTGCAGGCTTGCGTAAATACGGCAAAAGTACCGTATTATGATGGATTGGAATATTACATGAAAAAAGGCTATGTTCCAGAAGATAAAAATGGTTCGTCGGTTTCTAAGACTTTAGAATATGCTTATGATGACTGGGCAATTGCTCAGGCAGCCAAGAAACTAGGGAAAACAGAAATTTACAATGAGTTTATCGAAAGATCTAAAAACTATAAAAATGTTTACGACGAAAAAACATGTTTTATGCGTCCTAAATTAAATGACGGAACTTTCAAAAAAGAGTTTGATCCGCTGGATACTCACGGACAAGGTTTTATTGAAGGAAATTCGTGGAATTACAGTTTGTATGTACCGCACGATCCAGCCGATATGATTAAATTAATGGGCGGAAATGACAAATTTAAAGTGCGTTTAGATTCTCTATTTAATATGCACTTACCAGACAAGTATTTTGAAAATACAGAAGATATTACAAGAGACGGGATTATTGGAAATTACGTCCACGGAAACGAACCTTCGCACCACGTTGTTTATTTGTATAATTGGACAGATTCGCCTTGGAAATCACAGGATAAAATTAGAATGATTCTTAAAAAAATGTACCGAAATGGAGCAGACGGTTTAGGCGGGAATGACGATTTCGGACAAATGAGCGCTTGGTATATTTTCAGCAGTTTAGGTTTTTACCCTGTTGCACCGGGTTCTGAAGAATATGCTTTAGGAAGTCCGTTAGTTAAAAAGGCGGTTTTCAATTTAGAAAACGGAAAAAACTTTGAAGTAGAAACCGTTAATCAATCGGATAAAAATGTTTTTGTAAGCAAAGTGCTTCTGAATGGAAAACAATTAGACAAACCGTTTTTGAAGCATGATGATGTTTTAGCCGGCGGGAAGATTACGTTTTATATGAGTTCAAAACCAAATAAGAAGAAGTATTAG
- a CDS encoding M61 family metallopeptidase has product MKKILYTLALAVTFWSCKTGSTGAAKSNTVEVNINLTDVKDDKVLVTVTPPAIKTDEIIYSIPKTVPGTYSTDNYGKYSEDFKAFDAKGAALTVKRIDDNSWSISNAKTLKKITYLVNDTFDTEKGTGFGNDDVFSPAGTNIDAGKNFMLNTHGFVGYFQDKLDVPYKVTVTHPETLWGATSMTDEDASNTSDVFTTSRYAVLVENPIMYSKPDYTTFNVNGMDILIAVYSPTGKFTAESITPDMKTMMTAQKNFLGKVNSTKKYTVLLYLSSMAKDDAHGFGALEHPTATTVVLPESMPKEKLVESMKDVVSHEFFHIVTPLTIHSKEIQFFDYNAPKMSEHLWMYEGVTEYFANLFQINQGLIDEAEFYTRIADKIEQAKGLNDTMSFTVMSKNVLEQPYKDQYLNVYQKGALIGMCIDIIIREKSNGERGILDLMHKLSDEYGVEKPFNDDELFAKITSLTYPEVGEFLNKYVAGTTPIPYDFYLAKVGVTKASEKKAGNPFIKGQTPYITIDKATKEIAVRPESESIEFFKNLNLKGGDKILAVNNKSYSLDNIYDLITESENWKENDPITLKVKRGTKEETIKGTVKLPYEEAETFKATDASKEKLKNAWLKG; this is encoded by the coding sequence ATGAAAAAAATACTTTACACCTTAGCTCTAGCGGTCACATTTTGGAGCTGTAAAACAGGTAGCACTGGAGCCGCAAAAAGCAATACCGTAGAGGTTAACATCAATTTGACTGACGTTAAAGATGATAAAGTTTTGGTAACAGTTACGCCTCCTGCTATTAAAACAGATGAAATTATTTACAGCATTCCTAAAACAGTTCCTGGAACTTATTCTACAGACAATTACGGAAAGTATTCAGAAGACTTTAAAGCATTTGATGCTAAAGGGGCTGCACTTACTGTAAAACGAATCGACGATAACTCTTGGTCTATTTCGAATGCGAAGACTTTAAAAAAAATTACTTATTTAGTAAACGATACTTTCGATACTGAAAAAGGAACAGGATTTGGTAACGATGATGTTTTTTCTCCAGCAGGAACTAATATTGATGCAGGGAAAAATTTCATGTTAAACACGCATGGTTTTGTTGGATATTTCCAAGACAAATTAGACGTTCCTTACAAAGTTACTGTTACACATCCAGAAACACTTTGGGGCGCTACTTCTATGACAGATGAAGATGCCAGCAATACTTCTGATGTATTTACGACTTCTCGTTACGCAGTTTTAGTCGAAAATCCGATTATGTATTCTAAGCCAGATTACACTACATTTAATGTAAACGGAATGGATATTTTAATTGCTGTTTATTCTCCGACAGGAAAATTTACTGCAGAAAGTATCACGCCAGACATGAAAACGATGATGACTGCTCAGAAAAACTTTTTAGGAAAAGTAAATTCTACTAAAAAATATACAGTGTTATTATATTTGTCTAGTATGGCAAAAGATGATGCACATGGTTTTGGAGCATTAGAGCATCCTACAGCTACAACTGTAGTTTTACCAGAATCCATGCCGAAAGAAAAATTGGTTGAATCTATGAAAGACGTTGTTTCTCATGAGTTTTTTCATATCGTAACACCATTGACTATTCACTCAAAAGAAATCCAGTTTTTTGATTATAACGCACCAAAAATGTCTGAGCATTTGTGGATGTATGAAGGTGTAACGGAGTATTTTGCTAATCTTTTCCAAATCAACCAAGGTTTAATTGATGAGGCAGAATTTTATACTCGTATCGCTGATAAAATTGAACAAGCAAAAGGCTTAAATGATACAATGTCATTTACAGTAATGAGTAAAAACGTATTAGAACAACCTTATAAAGACCAATACTTAAATGTATATCAAAAAGGAGCTCTAATCGGAATGTGTATTGATATTATCATTAGAGAAAAAAGCAACGGAGAAAGAGGTATTCTTGATTTAATGCATAAATTATCAGATGAATATGGTGTTGAAAAACCTTTTAATGATGATGAATTATTCGCAAAAATAACTTCACTAACATACCCTGAAGTGGGCGAATTCCTGAATAAATATGTTGCGGGAACTACTCCAATTCCTTACGATTTTTATCTAGCAAAAGTTGGTGTTACAAAAGCAAGTGAGAAAAAAGCTGGAAATCCGTTCATTAAAGGACAAACTCCTTACATTACTATTGATAAAGCAACAAAAGAAATCGCAGTTCGTCCTGAATCAGAATCAATCGAATTCTTTAAAAACTTGAATTTAAAAGGCGGCGATAAAATTTTAGCTGTAAATAACAAATCATATTCTCTAGACAACATCTACGATTTGATTACGGAAAGTGAAAACTGGAAAGAAAATGATCCAATCACTTTAAAAGTAAAACGCGGTACAAAAGAAGAAACAATTAAAGGAACCGTAAAATTACCATACGAAGAGGCTGAAACTTTTAAAGCAACTGATGCTTCAAAAGAGAAACTTAAAAATGCATGGTTAAAAGGATAA
- a CDS encoding sterol desaturase family protein, which produces MNEIISYFSTIPSSHRSLILVGGITIFWLIENTFPLLRMQYKKWPHAGINFFFTFTTIVVNFVLAFILIGTAAWTIENNFGLLQWLPEMPIWLYTIIGLMLLDLIGAYLAHLVEHKVKFLWQFHIVHHTDTWIDTTTANRHHPGESVVRFIFTTLGVLIIGTPMWMVFLYQSLSVIASQFNHANISLPKKLDVLLSYFIVSPNMHKVHHHYVLPYTDSNYGNIFSIWDRIFGTFTYLPKDQLVYGVDTHMEPKENNELKNLLKIPFQKSRSFKNS; this is translated from the coding sequence ATGAACGAAATTATTTCTTACTTCAGTACGATTCCATCTTCCCACAGAAGTTTGATTCTGGTTGGTGGAATTACAATTTTCTGGTTAATCGAAAATACTTTTCCGCTGTTGCGAATGCAGTATAAAAAATGGCCGCACGCGGGAATAAATTTCTTTTTTACATTTACCACTATCGTTGTCAATTTTGTTTTAGCATTTATTTTAATTGGAACTGCGGCATGGACAATTGAAAATAATTTTGGGCTTTTACAATGGCTTCCCGAAATGCCAATCTGGCTTTATACCATAATTGGTTTAATGCTCCTTGATTTAATTGGCGCGTATCTCGCACATCTCGTAGAGCATAAAGTGAAATTTCTGTGGCAGTTTCACATAGTCCATCATACCGATACTTGGATTGATACTACAACTGCCAATAGACATCATCCTGGTGAAAGTGTTGTTCGGTTTATTTTTACCACTTTGGGAGTTTTAATTATCGGAACACCTATGTGGATGGTATTTCTCTATCAATCTTTATCTGTTATCGCTTCACAATTTAACCATGCGAATATTTCGCTTCCTAAAAAACTAGATGTTTTGTTGAGTTACTTTATAGTTTCACCTAATATGCATAAAGTACATCATCACTATGTTCTTCCTTATACGGACAGCAATTATGGAAACATCTTTTCTATCTGGGATAGAATTTTTGGAACTTTTACGTATTTACCAAAAGATCAGCTTGTTTATGGTGTAGATACACATATGGAGCCCAAAGAAAACAATGAATTGAAGAATCTGCTAAAAATACCATTTCAAAAATCAAGATCTTTCAAAAACAGTTAA
- a CDS encoding peptidylprolyl isomerase, with protein sequence MKFKFLFLFCLAIVNMQAQTKKPAAKPAAKAKTTTAAKPAAKPNTNPNEGIFATISTTKGDIVLSLEYVKAPVTVANFITLAEGTNPNVKASLKGKPFYNGLKFHRVINDFMIQGGDPDGNGSGGPGYSFKDEFVDNLKFEKGGVLAMANSGPATNGSQFFITHKDTPWLNGKHTIFGHVVSGMDNVNKIVQDDVMTKIVITRKGPAAKKFDALKVLSDDVKKEAAKKEEAKKVVAAKAAYFATTKAKATTTTSGLKYVITKQGTGVKGAEGSTIYFHYAGYFEDGKLFDSSIAEVTKTYGTYDANRDAQGGYKAFPFTVGKKEGMIPGFIEALDMMTDGEKAIFFLPSNLAYGEKGAGGVIPPNSTLVFEIETYQNQPAK encoded by the coding sequence ATGAAGTTTAAATTTCTATTTTTATTCTGCCTTGCAATTGTAAATATGCAGGCACAAACTAAAAAGCCGGCAGCTAAACCTGCTGCAAAAGCAAAAACAACAACTGCTGCTAAACCTGCTGCTAAACCAAATACAAATCCTAACGAAGGGATTTTTGCTACAATCTCTACAACAAAAGGAGATATTGTTCTTTCTTTAGAATATGTAAAGGCTCCTGTTACAGTTGCAAACTTTATTACCTTGGCAGAAGGTACAAATCCTAACGTTAAAGCATCGCTTAAAGGAAAACCATTTTACAACGGACTAAAATTTCACAGAGTTATTAATGATTTCATGATTCAAGGTGGTGATCCTGACGGAAACGGTTCTGGAGGTCCAGGGTATTCGTTTAAAGATGAATTTGTAGACAATTTAAAATTCGAAAAAGGCGGTGTTCTTGCAATGGCAAATTCTGGTCCAGCAACAAACGGAAGTCAATTTTTCATTACACATAAAGATACACCTTGGTTAAACGGAAAACATACAATTTTTGGTCATGTTGTCTCAGGAATGGATAATGTAAATAAAATTGTTCAGGACGATGTAATGACAAAAATTGTTATTACACGTAAAGGTCCAGCAGCAAAGAAATTTGATGCCTTAAAAGTTTTAAGTGATGATGTAAAAAAGGAAGCTGCTAAAAAAGAAGAAGCTAAAAAAGTAGTAGCTGCAAAAGCTGCTTATTTTGCGACAACAAAGGCAAAAGCTACAACAACAACTTCTGGCTTAAAATATGTTATTACGAAGCAAGGAACTGGTGTAAAAGGCGCTGAAGGTTCAACTATCTATTTCCATTACGCTGGATATTTTGAAGATGGTAAATTGTTTGACAGCAGTATTGCTGAAGTAACTAAAACTTACGGAACGTATGATGCAAACAGGGATGCTCAAGGCGGTTACAAAGCTTTTCCTTTTACAGTAGGTAAAAAGGAAGGCATGATTCCTGGCTTTATTGAAGCTCTTGATATGATGACTGACGGAGAAAAAGCAATTTTCTTCCTTCCTTCTAACTTAGCTTATGGTGAAAAAGGTGCAGGCGGAGTGATCCCTCCAAATTCAACTTTAGTTTTTGAAATTGAAACTTATCAAAATCAACCAGCTAAATAA
- a CDS encoding EamA family transporter, whose amino-acid sequence MTSQNNVLKGVFLVALGATTYGMLATFVKMAYSEGYTTAEVTTSQFIYGITGILLINLFQRIKNKNQAVKATPKNIFSLMLAGTSLGMTSLFYYLAVKYIPVSIGIVLLMQTVWMGVLLEMILEKKLPSKQKVIAVIIVLFGTVLATNIINNDIQLDWRGLVWGILAAASFTTTMFTANSVATEISSAQRSLYMLLGGSIIVFSFAFATQVTAFNFEIFLKWGIVLALFGTIIPPMLMNIGFPLTGIGLGSIVSALELPVSVMMAYVLLNEKVIFSQWVGIVLIILAIIIMNVNFKSKK is encoded by the coding sequence ATGACTTCGCAAAATAATGTACTAAAGGGTGTTTTTCTAGTAGCTTTAGGAGCAACAACATACGGAATGCTGGCTACTTTTGTAAAAATGGCTTATTCTGAAGGATACACGACGGCAGAAGTTACAACCTCACAGTTTATTTACGGAATTACAGGAATTTTGCTAATCAATCTTTTTCAGAGAATAAAAAATAAAAATCAGGCTGTAAAAGCAACTCCAAAAAATATTTTCAGCCTAATGCTTGCTGGAACTTCATTGGGAATGACAAGTTTGTTTTACTATTTGGCTGTAAAATATATCCCAGTTTCTATTGGAATCGTTTTATTGATGCAGACCGTTTGGATGGGAGTTTTATTAGAAATGATTTTAGAAAAAAAACTGCCTTCTAAACAAAAAGTTATTGCCGTAATTATTGTTCTTTTTGGAACTGTTTTAGCAACAAATATCATCAACAATGACATACAGCTAGACTGGAGAGGTTTGGTTTGGGGAATCTTAGCTGCTGCATCTTTCACTACAACTATGTTTACGGCAAATAGTGTTGCTACCGAAATTTCCTCGGCACAAAGAAGTCTTTATATGCTTTTGGGCGGGTCTATTATTGTTTTTTCATTTGCCTTTGCAACTCAGGTAACGGCATTTAATTTTGAAATTTTCTTAAAATGGGGAATCGTATTGGCTTTATTTGGAACAATAATTCCACCAATGTTAATGAATATTGGTTTCCCACTTACTGGTATTGGGCTTGGAAGTATTGTTTCTGCACTCGAATTGCCAGTTTCTGTTATGATGGCGTATGTTTTATTAAATGAAAAAGTAATCTTCTCTCAATGGGTTGGAATTGTTTTAATTATACTTGCCATAATTATCATGAACGTAAATTTCAAGTCAAAAAAATAA
- the aqpZ gene encoding aquaporin Z: MKKLFAEFFGTYWLVFGGCGSAIFAAGYPELGIGFAGVALAFGLTVVAMAYAVGHISGGHFNPAVSFGLWAGGKFPTKDLIPYIIAQCIGAIAAAGTLYTIASGKAGFVIDNTKAGAFASNGFGAFSPDGYSLQAAFIAEFVLTLFFILIILGATDKFANSNFCGIAIGLTLTVIHLVSIPITNTSVNPARSLSQAVFTLGEPLSQVWLFWAAPILGAIAAGFIYKNLLKQEGEPEKIVL; the protein is encoded by the coding sequence ATGAAAAAATTATTTGCTGAGTTCTTCGGAACCTATTGGCTTGTTTTTGGAGGCTGTGGAAGTGCTATATTTGCTGCGGGTTATCCAGAATTAGGAATCGGATTTGCTGGTGTTGCATTGGCTTTTGGTTTAACAGTAGTAGCAATGGCATATGCTGTTGGACATATTTCTGGAGGACATTTCAATCCTGCGGTTTCTTTTGGATTATGGGCAGGAGGTAAATTTCCAACTAAAGATCTTATCCCGTATATTATAGCTCAATGTATTGGAGCTATAGCCGCAGCTGGTACATTGTATACTATAGCATCTGGAAAAGCTGGCTTCGTAATTGACAACACTAAAGCTGGAGCATTTGCATCAAATGGTTTTGGAGCATTTTCTCCTGACGGTTATTCTTTACAAGCTGCCTTTATTGCAGAATTTGTTCTCACCTTGTTCTTTATTTTAATTATTCTTGGTGCAACAGACAAATTCGCTAATAGTAATTTTTGCGGTATTGCGATTGGCTTAACACTAACTGTAATCCATTTAGTTAGTATTCCAATCACAAACACTTCTGTAAATCCTGCAAGATCACTTTCTCAGGCAGTTTTTACGTTAGGCGAACCATTATCTCAAGTCTGGCTTTTTTGGGCAGCTCCAATTTTAGGTGCAATTGCAGCAGGATTCATCTATAAAAATCTACTAAAGCAAGAGGGTGAACCCGAAAAAATAGTTTTATAA